One window from the genome of Roseomonas haemaphysalidis encodes:
- a CDS encoding response regulator, giving the protein MPYSAPTPLRRLLDRLVPRRAGPVLVAAALLAAAGLAAAVTEWSAAARSREAMAMANERVLNAEALLSAVKDVETAQRGFILTNDPAYLAPYEAGRAAVAARLPTLEADGGAGRLRELAAAKLNWSATAIEARRNLGMDAAIAQIQTGEGKQLMDRMRAEVVRLQDETRAARAAMATADARRSGLLTMLSLCALGLAAVALGLYALARQRAERRATALLDGVMAHAPVGLGFLDRGLRLDHANRALALLGERNAGGTALPEAVRGRMEPAIAEVLRTGQAQSEIALSVPASGERPARQLQVSVFPLDTVAHQGGPGGVDGVGIAAIDVTARHEMDARLRRSEARLRLIVDSIPQLAWMTDATGAIQWYNRRWYDYTGGSAADMVGDGWKSVHHPDHVTRATDRFVAAIQAGDAWEDTFPLRGADGRYRWFLSRAMPLREAPEAGAGEGRLIGWFGTNTDITEMREAEEALSMAKAAAEDANMAKSQFIANMSHELRTPLSAVIGYSEMLEEEAEELDGADAFREDLGKIKSNARHLLSLINDVLDLSKIEAGKMEVQPEDFDAATLLQEVASTVDALVGKKGNALVLDIAPELGAMHTDPVKLRQCLFNLLGNAAKFTEGGRITLRVAPDAKPGWLLFQVADTGIGMTPEQLDRLFQRFTQADATTTRRFGGTGLGLAITKAFASMLGGEIDVESQEGQGTTFSIRLPTDLREARAEQDDPAVLVGEAALGADASLPDARQAGLVLVVDDDAATRDLLARFLGREGFVVRTASDGQTGLRMARELQPDAILLDVMMPRLDGWGVLSTLKSEPELADTPVVMVTVVQERGLAFSLGAADYLNKPVEWSRLKQVLDRFRTQPAPGIALVVEQDAAQRDELRSLLEGEGWKVEAVADSRAALSRMAMAPAPALLLVEVQGADGGDGFSLIRDLRRQPQWSGLPIVALTNGEVEENELKQLRDAVRQVMPVDGIPEDLVTELRRIAQASRAAGGAAAPRPVAADNGQG; this is encoded by the coding sequence TTGCCCTATTCCGCTCCCACTCCCCTTCGCCGGCTGCTGGACCGCCTGGTGCCGCGCCGGGCCGGGCCCGTGCTTGTTGCGGCCGCGCTGCTGGCGGCGGCGGGGCTCGCCGCGGCGGTCACCGAATGGTCCGCCGCTGCCCGGAGCCGCGAGGCGATGGCCATGGCCAATGAGCGGGTGCTGAACGCCGAGGCGCTGCTGTCGGCCGTCAAGGACGTGGAAACCGCGCAGCGCGGCTTCATCCTCACCAACGACCCCGCCTACCTCGCCCCCTACGAGGCGGGCCGCGCCGCCGTGGCCGCGCGGTTGCCGACGCTGGAAGCCGATGGCGGCGCCGGCCGCCTGCGGGAGCTGGCGGCGGCCAAGCTGAACTGGTCGGCCACCGCCATCGAGGCGCGCCGCAACCTCGGCATGGATGCGGCGATCGCCCAGATCCAGACGGGCGAGGGCAAGCAGCTGATGGACCGCATGCGGGCGGAGGTGGTGCGGCTGCAGGACGAGACCCGCGCCGCCCGCGCCGCCATGGCCACCGCGGATGCGCGGCGGTCCGGCCTGCTGACCATGCTGTCGCTGTGCGCGCTGGGGCTGGCCGCCGTGGCGCTGGGCCTTTACGCGCTGGCGCGGCAGCGGGCGGAACGGCGCGCGACGGCGCTGCTGGACGGCGTGATGGCGCATGCGCCGGTCGGGCTCGGTTTTCTGGACCGCGGATTGCGCCTGGACCACGCCAACCGCGCGCTGGCGCTGCTCGGCGAGCGCAACGCCGGCGGCACCGCCCTGCCCGAGGCGGTGCGCGGCCGGATGGAGCCGGCCATCGCCGAGGTGCTGCGCACCGGCCAGGCGCAAAGCGAGATCGCGCTGTCCGTGCCCGCCAGCGGCGAGCGGCCGGCGCGCCAGCTGCAGGTCAGCGTGTTTCCGCTCGACACCGTCGCCCATCAGGGCGGACCGGGGGGCGTGGACGGCGTCGGCATCGCCGCCATCGATGTCACGGCGCGGCACGAGATGGATGCCCGTCTGCGGCGCAGCGAGGCGCGGCTGAGGCTGATCGTCGACAGCATTCCGCAGCTGGCCTGGATGACGGACGCGACCGGGGCCATCCAGTGGTACAACCGCCGCTGGTACGACTACACCGGCGGCTCCGCCGCCGACATGGTGGGCGACGGCTGGAAAAGCGTGCACCACCCCGACCACGTGACGCGCGCGACCGACCGCTTCGTGGCGGCCATCCAGGCCGGCGATGCGTGGGAGGACACCTTTCCACTGCGCGGCGCCGATGGCCGCTACCGCTGGTTCCTGTCGCGCGCCATGCCGCTGCGCGAGGCGCCGGAGGCCGGCGCCGGGGAAGGCCGGCTGATCGGCTGGTTCGGCACCAACACCGACATCACCGAGATGCGCGAGGCCGAGGAAGCGCTGAGCATGGCCAAGGCGGCGGCGGAGGACGCCAACATGGCCAAGAGCCAGTTCATCGCCAACATGAGCCATGAGCTGCGCACGCCGCTGTCCGCCGTGATCGGCTATTCCGAGATGCTGGAAGAGGAAGCCGAGGAGCTGGACGGCGCCGACGCCTTCCGCGAGGACCTCGGCAAGATCAAGTCCAACGCCCGCCACCTGCTGTCGCTGATCAACGACGTGCTGGACCTGTCCAAGATCGAGGCAGGCAAGATGGAGGTGCAGCCGGAGGACTTCGACGCCGCCACCCTGTTGCAGGAGGTCGCGTCCACCGTCGATGCGCTGGTCGGCAAAAAGGGCAACGCGCTGGTGCTGGACATCGCGCCCGAGCTGGGCGCGATGCACACCGACCCGGTCAAGCTGCGCCAATGCCTGTTCAACCTGCTGGGCAACGCCGCCAAGTTCACCGAGGGCGGCCGCATCACGCTGCGCGTGGCCCCGGACGCCAAGCCGGGCTGGCTGCTGTTCCAGGTCGCGGATACCGGCATCGGCATGACGCCGGAGCAGCTGGACCGGCTGTTCCAGCGCTTCACGCAGGCCGATGCGACCACCACGCGGCGCTTTGGCGGCACCGGTCTCGGGCTTGCCATCACCAAGGCCTTCGCGTCCATGCTGGGCGGCGAGATCGATGTGGAAAGCCAGGAAGGGCAGGGCACCACCTTTTCCATCCGCCTGCCCACCGACCTGCGCGAGGCGCGCGCCGAGCAGGACGACCCGGCCGTGCTGGTGGGCGAGGCCGCGCTGGGCGCGGACGCGTCGCTCCCCGACGCGCGCCAAGCCGGTCTGGTGCTGGTGGTGGACGACGACGCCGCGACGCGCGACCTGCTGGCGCGCTTCCTGGGGCGCGAGGGCTTCGTGGTCCGCACCGCGTCCGACGGCCAGACCGGCCTGCGGATGGCGCGCGAGCTGCAGCCGGACGCCATCCTGCTGGACGTCATGATGCCCCGGCTGGACGGCTGGGGCGTGTTGTCGACACTGAAGTCGGAGCCGGAGCTGGCGGATACGCCGGTGGTGATGGTCACGGTGGTGCAGGAACGCGGGCTGGCCTTCTCGCTCGGTGCCGCGGACTACCTGAACAAGCCGGTGGAATGGAGCCGGCTGAAGCAGGTGCTGGACCGCTTCCGCACCCAGCCCGCCCCGGGCATCGCCCTGGTGGTGGAACAAGACGCGGCGCAGCGCGACGAGCTGCGCTCGCTGCTGGAAGGCGAAGGCTGGAAGGTGGAGGCGGTGGCCGACAGCCGCGCCGCGCTGTCGCGCATGGCCATGGCGCCGGCGCCGGCGCTGCTGCTGGTGGAGGTGCAGGGCGCCGATGGCGGCGACGGCTTTTCGCTGATCCGCGACCTGCGGCGCCAGCCGCAATGGTCGGGCCTGCCGATCGTCGCCCTGACCAATGGCGAGGTCGAGGAAAACGAGTTGAAGCAGCTGCGCGACGCCGTGCGGCAGGTGATGCCGGTGGATGGCATTCCCGAGGATCTGGTGACCGAGCTGCGCCGGATCGCGCAGGCATCCCGCGCGGCGGGCGGCGCGGCTGCGCCGCGGCCCGTCGCGGCGGATAATGGGCAAGGGTGA
- a CDS encoding response regulator produces MTKILLVEDHEELWDFLSRRLKRRGFDVVLAHDGQQGVDVAHAEKPDVILLDMNLPVMDGWTAARTLRASADTAKIPIIALTAHAMSGDRNKVIEAGCDDYHPKPVDFSRLLGQIDAALLRQEGG; encoded by the coding sequence ATGACGAAGATCCTGCTGGTCGAGGACCACGAGGAACTCTGGGACTTTCTGTCGCGCCGGCTGAAGCGCCGCGGCTTTGACGTGGTGCTGGCGCATGACGGGCAGCAGGGCGTGGACGTGGCGCATGCCGAGAAGCCGGACGTGATCCTGCTCGACATGAACCTGCCGGTGATGGACGGCTGGACGGCGGCCCGCACGCTGCGCGCTTCCGCCGACACGGCGAAGATCCCGATCATCGCGCTCACCGCGCACGCCATGTCGGGCGACCGCAACAAGGTGATCGAGGCCGGCTGCGACGATTACCACCCCAAGCCTGTCGATTTCTCGCGGCTGCTCGGCCAGATCGATGCCGCGCTGTTGCGGCAGGAAGGCGGCTGA
- a CDS encoding alpha/beta fold hydrolase, with protein sequence MAFVKAADGTEIFYKDWGNGKPVVLIHGWPVNADMWEYQAPVLAAAGFRVISYDRRGFGRSGQPWSGYDYDTMSDDLATLMDELDLRDATLVGFSMGGGEVARYMSRHGAKGRVAKAVFVAAVPPFLLRTADNPEGVDRTTFDQMVDGLKADRPHFLAGFGKQFFGAGLLNFAVTNEILDWSLGMAMMASPKATLDCVRAFSETDFRADLPKVTVPTLVIHGTDDATVPPDVSARRAAAALPNARLVEYSGAPHGLFFTEKDKLNQDLIAFIRG encoded by the coding sequence ATGGCATTCGTCAAGGCCGCCGACGGCACCGAGATCTTTTACAAGGACTGGGGCAACGGCAAGCCCGTGGTGCTGATCCATGGCTGGCCGGTCAATGCCGACATGTGGGAATACCAGGCGCCGGTCCTGGCCGCCGCCGGCTTCCGCGTCATCTCCTATGACCGTCGCGGCTTCGGCCGCTCCGGCCAGCCCTGGAGCGGCTACGACTACGACACCATGAGCGACGATCTGGCCACGCTGATGGACGAGCTGGACCTGCGCGACGCCACGCTGGTTGGCTTTTCCATGGGCGGCGGCGAGGTGGCCCGCTACATGTCGCGCCACGGCGCCAAGGGGCGCGTGGCCAAGGCGGTGTTCGTCGCCGCCGTGCCGCCCTTCCTGCTGCGCACCGCCGACAACCCTGAGGGCGTGGACCGCACCACCTTCGACCAGATGGTGGATGGGCTGAAGGCCGACCGGCCGCACTTCCTGGCCGGCTTCGGCAAGCAGTTCTTCGGCGCCGGCCTTTTGAACTTCGCCGTCACCAACGAGATCCTCGACTGGTCGCTGGGCATGGCGATGATGGCGTCCCCCAAGGCGACGCTAGACTGCGTGCGCGCCTTCTCGGAAACCGATTTCCGCGCCGACCTGCCCAAGGTCACCGTGCCCACCCTGGTGATCCACGGCACCGACGATGCCACTGTGCCGCCGGACGTGTCCGCCCGCCGCGCGGCGGCGGCGCTGCCCAATGCCCGGCTGGTGGAATATTCCGGTGCGCCGCACGGGCTGTTCTTCACCGAGAAGGACAAGCTCAACCAGGATCTGATCGCGTTCATCCGCGGCTGA